In a genomic window of Fodinibius salicampi:
- a CDS encoding 2-oxoacid:acceptor oxidoreductase subunit alpha: MSVQNKVREEVTIRFAGDSGDGMQLTGSLFTNTTALEGNDLRTLPEFPAEIRAPAGTVPGVSSFQLHFGSKEILTPGDKCDVLVVMNAAALKANLSLLRSGGTIIANTSGFDKRNMNLANYETEVSPLEDDTLADYNVLEVDIAKITKESLSDSPLGFKEVERCKNMFVLGLLYWMYNRPLQSTITFLEKKFKDKQDIANANIKVLKEGYHYGETTEVFTSRYTVKQASLKPGTYRNITGTDATVLGLVSAAHQSNLPLFFGSYPITPASDILHGLSKQKHFGVYTFQAEDEIAAVSSAIGAAFGGSLGVTSSSGPGIALKGEAIGLAVMLELPLVILNIQRAGPSTGMPTKTEQADLMQAMYGRNGESPIAIVAPRSPADCFESVFEACRIALEHMIPVMYLSDGYLANGSEPWKFPQAKDLSEIEVKFEPARTNNGQGNGEGDKFLPYVRDERFVRSWSIPGTQGLEHRVGGLEKEDETGDVSYDPENHEKMVKMREAKRDKIAEFIPLQEIDNGVENGETVVVGWGSTYGSIRTAVHELRQEGVDVSHIHIRYLSPFPRNLEKLLKGYDNVLVPEINNGQLVRLLRSELMIQAKGINKIKGRPFGVEELKEEIRTESAPK; the protein is encoded by the coding sequence ATGAGTGTACAAAATAAGGTCCGGGAAGAAGTCACCATCCGTTTTGCTGGTGATTCCGGGGACGGGATGCAGCTTACCGGTTCCCTTTTTACCAATACCACTGCCCTTGAAGGCAACGACCTAAGAACTCTGCCTGAATTCCCGGCGGAAATACGCGCCCCGGCCGGCACGGTTCCGGGCGTCTCCTCCTTCCAGCTTCACTTCGGAAGCAAGGAGATCCTAACCCCGGGAGACAAGTGTGATGTATTGGTTGTGATGAATGCAGCAGCGCTGAAGGCAAACCTGTCGTTACTGCGTTCGGGTGGGACCATTATTGCCAATACGTCCGGATTCGACAAGCGAAACATGAATCTTGCAAATTATGAGACGGAAGTAAGTCCGCTGGAAGACGATACCCTGGCTGATTATAATGTGCTCGAAGTAGACATCGCCAAGATCACAAAAGAAAGCTTGTCAGACTCCCCACTTGGCTTTAAAGAGGTAGAACGGTGCAAAAACATGTTTGTACTGGGGCTGCTTTACTGGATGTACAACCGACCGCTTCAGTCCACAATTACTTTCCTGGAAAAGAAATTTAAAGACAAGCAGGATATTGCCAATGCCAATATCAAGGTGTTGAAGGAAGGATACCATTACGGTGAGACCACTGAGGTGTTCACCTCGCGTTATACGGTGAAGCAAGCGTCTTTAAAACCGGGTACCTACCGGAATATCACCGGTACGGACGCCACTGTATTGGGACTCGTATCTGCTGCCCACCAAAGCAATCTACCGTTGTTCTTTGGTTCGTATCCAATAACACCGGCTTCGGATATCCTGCACGGACTTTCAAAGCAGAAGCATTTTGGAGTTTATACCTTTCAGGCTGAAGATGAAATTGCGGCCGTGTCTTCTGCAATCGGTGCAGCCTTTGGGGGCAGTCTCGGCGTAACCAGTTCTTCGGGCCCGGGTATTGCCTTAAAGGGAGAAGCCATAGGGCTGGCCGTAATGCTGGAGCTACCGCTAGTGATACTCAACATACAGCGAGCGGGACCCTCAACCGGGATGCCTACCAAAACTGAACAGGCCGACCTGATGCAGGCGATGTACGGCCGGAATGGCGAGAGCCCGATTGCAATCGTAGCTCCCCGTTCACCGGCCGACTGTTTTGAGTCGGTGTTCGAAGCATGCCGAATCGCGCTGGAACATATGATACCGGTCATGTACCTCTCTGACGGCTATCTGGCCAATGGTTCTGAGCCGTGGAAGTTCCCCCAAGCAAAGGATTTGTCTGAGATAGAAGTAAAATTTGAACCTGCCCGGACGAACAACGGACAGGGAAATGGCGAGGGAGATAAATTTTTACCGTATGTACGCGATGAACGGTTTGTCCGCTCTTGGTCCATTCCCGGTACCCAAGGACTTGAGCACCGCGTCGGCGGTCTTGAGAAGGAGGATGAGACCGGCGATGTTTCCTATGATCCCGAAAACCACGAGAAAATGGTGAAGATGCGGGAGGCTAAGCGGGACAAGATTGCCGAGTTCATCCCACTCCAGGAAATTGACAACGGCGTGGAAAACGGTGAAACAGTGGTAGTAGGATGGGGATCAACCTATGGTTCAATCCGTACTGCCGTGCATGAATTGAGACAGGAGGGGGTGGATGTGTCTCATATTCATATCCGGTATCTTTCTCCCTTCCCGAGAAACCTGGAAAAATTGCTGAAGGGATATGATAATGTGCTGGTTCCCGAGATCAACAACGGTCAGCTGGTGCGCCTCCTCCGTTCAGAACTCATGATTCAGGCAAAAGGCATCAACAAGATTAAAGGCCGGCCGTTCGGCGTTGAAGAGCTCAAAGAAGAGATAAGAACGGAATCGGCTCCCAAATGA
- a CDS encoding spondin domain-containing protein yields the protein MGVYVKKSKVLIAAMMLAVGLVSCKDIFPGNGNVPIAEYEVTIENVSESYPILKSGAFAVPVGASDPGAIGPGGAYEFEFTAPQGARLSLTTMFVQSNDWIYSFGEDGLALYNEDGSKVTGDVTSQINLYDAGTEEDQEPGTGNNQAPRQSGTDTGPADDNDNVRLVDKMDLPDNDEVIKVTLSSTSEYGFRVRVENVSTSSTLQTSEGGKPVPLSPGAWLVHPASQSALLFTAGHPDYGEGLEAIAEDGMPGELAGNLADKTGLTVPLSPGAFAVYNGDNPIFNEGKPAADNGLEEVAEDGMIDMLVSFLSSEGNVSESGGFNQPVGASGPGPLLPGDQYKFTFTATQGDRLTFTTMYVQSNDLFYSPVEQGVPLFSQGSPISGNITDQIRLWDAGTEANEEPGIGGNQALRQSGPDTGPEDSNPNVRLVNDQYDYGETSDRIKVSIQRVMN from the coding sequence ATGGGTGTATATGTAAAAAAGTCAAAAGTGCTGATTGCTGCGATGATGTTGGCCGTTGGACTCGTATCCTGCAAGGACATATTTCCGGGAAACGGGAACGTGCCGATAGCCGAATACGAGGTTACGATCGAAAATGTGAGTGAATCCTATCCGATTCTTAAAAGCGGTGCTTTTGCCGTACCGGTGGGAGCGAGCGATCCGGGTGCTATCGGGCCGGGCGGTGCTTATGAGTTTGAATTTACCGCTCCGCAGGGCGCCAGGCTGTCTTTGACCACCATGTTCGTGCAGTCCAATGACTGGATCTATTCTTTTGGCGAAGATGGGTTAGCCCTCTACAATGAGGACGGATCCAAGGTAACCGGTGATGTAACCTCCCAGATCAACTTGTACGATGCGGGAACAGAAGAGGACCAGGAGCCGGGAACGGGCAATAATCAGGCCCCACGGCAAAGCGGAACGGATACCGGACCGGCGGACGACAACGACAATGTGCGACTGGTTGATAAAATGGATTTACCGGATAACGATGAAGTTATCAAGGTGACACTTAGCTCTACCAGCGAGTATGGTTTCAGGGTTCGTGTTGAGAATGTGTCGACATCCAGCACGCTGCAAACTTCCGAAGGTGGCAAACCCGTGCCCCTGTCTCCGGGCGCATGGCTGGTACATCCGGCATCACAAAGCGCCCTGTTGTTCACAGCAGGTCATCCGGATTATGGCGAAGGACTCGAAGCTATTGCTGAAGATGGCATGCCGGGAGAGCTGGCGGGTAATCTGGCAGATAAAACTGGTTTGACCGTGCCGCTGTCACCTGGCGCTTTTGCCGTCTATAATGGAGATAATCCCATTTTTAATGAAGGTAAACCAGCAGCTGACAACGGCCTGGAAGAGGTGGCTGAAGATGGTATGATTGATATGCTGGTTTCTTTCCTCTCATCTGAAGGGAATGTTTCAGAAAGTGGTGGTTTTAACCAGCCGGTGGGAGCCAGCGGGCCGGGTCCACTGCTTCCGGGAGATCAGTACAAATTTACATTTACGGCCACGCAGGGCGACAGGCTGACTTTTACTACGATGTATGTGCAGTCCAACGACCTGTTTTACAGCCCGGTTGAACAGGGGGTCCCACTCTTTTCCCAGGGGAGTCCAATCTCCGGTAACATTACTGACCAGATTCGTCTCTGGGATGCCGGTACTGAAGCCAATGAAGAACCGGGCATAGGTGGTAACCAAGCATTGCGACAATCCGGACCCGACACCGGGCCCGAAGACAGCAATCCCAATGTGCGCCTGGTTAATGATCAGTATGATTACGGGGAGACTTCCGACCGGATCAAAGTAAGCATCCAGCGCGTCATGAATTAA
- a CDS encoding 2-oxoacid:ferredoxin oxidoreductase subunit beta, whose protein sequence is MAIETKITEHLKKKGNGNGEEEYSSKDFSSDQDVRWCPGCGDYTILKQVQKTMPEIGVDKEDIVFISGIGCAARFPYYMDTFGMHSIHGRAPAISTGLKVSRPDLSVWIITGDGDSLSIGANHFVQLLRRNVDVNLLLFNNQIYGLTKGQYSPTSPEGSTTKSTPFGSIDHPFNPLSLSMGADGTFVARTMDRDPRHLQQMLQRSHHHKGTSMLEIYQNCIVFNDGAFELFTDRKTRPREAIYLEDGEPLIFGKDNEKGIRLDGLKPEVVSLEDDGYSKDDLWIHDEGDKTKAYLLSQFFDAPAPGETHLPRPFGVLYAVERPCYEEGVSSQINAAVEGRGQGDLDTLLQGSETWEIK, encoded by the coding sequence ATGGCTATTGAAACGAAAATAACAGAACACCTGAAAAAGAAGGGGAATGGAAACGGTGAAGAAGAATACAGCAGTAAGGATTTCTCTTCCGACCAGGATGTGCGATGGTGTCCCGGTTGTGGTGACTATACCATACTGAAACAGGTGCAAAAAACGATGCCGGAAATTGGTGTGGACAAGGAGGATATCGTATTTATCTCCGGAATCGGCTGTGCTGCGCGTTTCCCATATTACATGGACACCTTTGGCATGCACTCCATCCATGGAAGAGCTCCGGCCATATCGACCGGTCTGAAAGTAAGCCGGCCGGATCTCAGCGTCTGGATCATCACGGGTGACGGTGATTCGCTGTCTATCGGCGCCAACCACTTTGTCCAGCTGCTGCGCCGGAATGTGGATGTGAATTTGCTGTTGTTCAATAACCAGATCTACGGTTTGACGAAAGGTCAGTATTCTCCTACATCCCCGGAGGGATCAACTACCAAGTCGACTCCTTTCGGTTCGATCGACCATCCCTTCAATCCTCTTTCACTAAGCATGGGAGCCGATGGCACGTTTGTGGCCCGGACGATGGACCGCGACCCACGCCACCTACAGCAAATGCTGCAACGCTCGCACCATCACAAAGGAACCTCGATGCTGGAAATCTACCAAAACTGCATTGTGTTTAATGACGGCGCGTTTGAACTCTTTACCGACCGCAAGACACGCCCCCGGGAGGCGATCTACCTGGAAGATGGCGAGCCACTGATATTCGGCAAAGATAATGAGAAGGGAATCCGCCTTGATGGCCTGAAGCCCGAAGTGGTTTCGCTTGAGGACGACGGATACAGCAAAGATGATCTCTGGATTCACGACGAAGGGGATAAAACCAAGGCCTACCTGCTGTCGCAATTCTTCGACGCTCCTGCGCCTGGAGAAACACACCTGCCGCGACCATTCGGGGTACTCTATGCCGTAGAGCGCCCCTGTTATGAGGAAGGTGTCAGTAGTCAAATTAATGCTGCTGTCGAAGGAAGGGGGCAGGGTGATTTGGACACTTTGCTACAGGGCTCTGAAACCTGGGAGATCAAGTAA